The genomic stretch GTCGGGCTTTTAATGGTTCATGCCCAGGATCATCTGATGAATGCCATGACGGTCATGGACCTGTGCAAAGAAATGATTGATATTTTAAGAATAAAATAATTCATTTATAGAAAGGAAGGTAGTTATGAGAAACATTGTTTTGTTTTGTGCGGCAGGAATGTCCACCAGCCTCTTGGTTCATAAGATGAAAGAGGCAGCTGAAAAAGAAAATTACGAGTGTAAGATCAATGCCTATGCACTTGCAAGCACCAAGGACAAGGGGAAGGATGCAGATATCATCCTGCTGGGGCCTCAGGTTCGTTTCAGTAAGGCAAAAGTAGAAAAGGACTGTCCAGGTAAGATCATTGAATGCATTGATATGCAGGTATATGGCACTATGAACGGTGCAAAGGTCATAGCTCAGGTCAAAAAAGCATTGGGCGATTGAATTTGAGCACACAATAAGGGGGAAATAAAGATGGATAAATTGATGAACTGGTTGCAAG from Lacrimispora sphenoides JCM 1415 encodes the following:
- a CDS encoding PTS sugar transporter subunit IIB; this encodes MRNIVLFCAAGMSTSLLVHKMKEAAEKENYECKINAYALASTKDKGKDADIILLGPQVRFSKAKVEKDCPGKIIECIDMQVYGTMNGAKVIAQVKKALGD